The Coffea arabica cultivar ET-39 chromosome 8e, Coffea Arabica ET-39 HiFi, whole genome shotgun sequence genome window below encodes:
- the LOC113704123 gene encoding protein RBL isoform X2, translating into MMNAPIIDPLQGDFPEVIEEFLEHGVMKCIAFNRRGTLLAAGCADGNCVIWDFETRGIAKELRDDDCLAAITSICWSKYGHRILASAADKSLTLWDVVKGEKIGRTTLQQTPLQARLHPGSSTPLICLVCPVSSAPMIVDLCSGSTTVLPVSLPDTGNGLAPPSRNKFSDGSAPFTPTAACFNKYGDLVYVGNSKGEILIIDHSKIQVCGVVQVPGASVIKNMVFSRSGQYLLTNSNDRTIRIYENLLPLKDGLKALDESNSGLDELDGVEKVKTIGSTCLSLFREFQDSITRVHWKAPCFSGDGEWVIGGSASKGEHKIYIWDRAGHLVKILEGPKEALMDLAWHPVHPIVVSVSLAGLVYIWAKDYTENWSAFAPDFKELEENEEYIEREDEFDLMPDTEKVKESDVNEDDEVDIMTVEKDSAFSDSDVSEEEICFLPADPTPDAPEQQDKCVGSTSKLADSAQSGSPLSDEAGQNGHAVNQSSSPLEGMDNSAAEDTGGTRLKRRRRPSDKVMELQVEKVKKSSQRMKPSESFCSINHR; encoded by the exons ATGATGAACGCCCCAATTATTG ATCCCTTGCAGGGGGATTTTCCGGAAGTAATAGAAGAGTTTCTGGAACATGGGGTTATGAAGTGCATTGCTTTTAATCGCCGCGGAACTCTGCTTGCCG CTGGGTGTGCCGATGGAAATTGTGTTATTTGGGATTTTGAGACTAGAGGTATTGCAAAAGAACTCAGGGATGATGACTGTCTTGCTGCCATAACTAGCATTTGTTGGTCTAAGTATGGTCATCGCATACTTGCCTCTGCTGCTGATAAATCATTGACTCTCTGGGATGTTGTCAAAGGAGAGAAGATAGGACGGACAACACTTCAGCAAACCCCTTTACAAGCACGCTTGCATCCTGGCTCTTCCACTCCGTTGATCTGCTTAGTTTGCCCCGTCTCATCAGCTCCAATGATTGTTGACTTGTGTTCTGGTAGCACAACTGTGCTTCCTGTGTCATTACCTGACACAGGCAATGGTCTTGCCCCTCCATCACGTAACAAATTTTCAGATGGATCTGCACCTTTTACTCCAACTGCAGCATGCTTCAACAAATATGGGGACTTGGTTTACGTAGGAAATTCGAAAGGAGAAATACTTATTATAGACCATAGTAAGATTCAAGTCTGCGGTGTAGTTCAGGTTCCTGGGGCTTCTGTGATAAAAAATATGGTGTTCAGCAGGAGTGGACAGTATCTTCTTACGAATTCAAATGACCGTACTATCAGGATCTATGAAAACCTTCTCCCTTTGAAAGATGGACTTAAGGCCCTTGATGAATCAAATAGTGGCTTAGATGAGCTAGATGGTGTTGAAAAGGTGAAGACTATTGGATCAACGTGTTTGTCACTCTTCCGAGAATTCCAAGATTCCATCACCAGAGTGCACTGGAAAGCACCATGTTTCAGTGGTGATGGTGAGTGGGTCATTGGTGGGTCTGCTAGCAAAGGAGAGCACAAGATCTATATATGGGACCGGGCTGGTCATCTTGTTAAAATCCTTGAAGGTCCAAAGGAAGCATTAATGGACTTAGCATGGCATCCTGTCCACCCCATTGTTGTCTCTGTTTCCTTGGCTGGATTGGTTTACATTTGGGCAAAGGATTATACTGAGAATTGGAGTGCATTTGCTCCAGATTTTAAAGAActtgaggaaaatgaagaatacATAGAACGGGAAGATGAATTTGATTTGATGCCTGATACTGAAAAG GTGAAAGAATCAGATGtaaatgaagatgatgaagttGATATCATGACTGTGGAGAAGGATTCggctttcagtgattcagatgTATCAGAAGAAGAAATATGCTTCTTGCCTGCTGACCCAACTCCTGATGCTCCTGAGCAGCAAGACAAATGTGTAGGAAGTACTTCAAAGTTAGCTGATAGTGCTCAGTCAGGATCTCCTCTATCTGACGAGGCTGGACAAAATGGACATGCAGTGAATCAATCATCAAGCCCCCTTGAAG
- the LOC113704123 gene encoding protein RBL isoform X3 has protein sequence MMNAPIIDPLQGDFPEVIEEFLEHGVMKCIAFNRRGTLLAAGCADGNCVIWDFETRGIAKELRDDDCLAAITSICWSKYGHRILASAADKSLTLWDVVKGEKIGRTTLQQTPLQARLHPGSSTPLICLVCPVSSAPMIVDLCSGSTTVLPVSLPDTGNGLAPPSRNKFSDGSAPFTPTAACFNKYGDLVYVGNSKGEILIIDHSKIQVCGVVQVPGASVIKNMVFSRSGQYLLTNSNDRTIRIYENLLPLKDGLKALDESNSGLDELDGVEKVKTIGSTCLSLFREFQDSITRVHWKAPCFSGDGEWVIGGSASKGEHKIYIWDRAGHLVKILEGPKEALMDLAWHPVHPIVVSVSLAGLVYIWAKDYTENWSAFAPDFKELEENEEYIEREDEFDLMPDTEKVKESDVNEDDEVDIMTVEKDSAFSDSDVSEEEICFLPADPTPDAPEQQDKCVGSTSKLADSAQSGSPLSDEAGQNGHAVNQSSSPLEGMDNSAAEDTGGTRLKRRRRPSDKVMELQVEKVKKSSQRMKPSDDLP, from the exons ATGATGAACGCCCCAATTATTG ATCCCTTGCAGGGGGATTTTCCGGAAGTAATAGAAGAGTTTCTGGAACATGGGGTTATGAAGTGCATTGCTTTTAATCGCCGCGGAACTCTGCTTGCCG CTGGGTGTGCCGATGGAAATTGTGTTATTTGGGATTTTGAGACTAGAGGTATTGCAAAAGAACTCAGGGATGATGACTGTCTTGCTGCCATAACTAGCATTTGTTGGTCTAAGTATGGTCATCGCATACTTGCCTCTGCTGCTGATAAATCATTGACTCTCTGGGATGTTGTCAAAGGAGAGAAGATAGGACGGACAACACTTCAGCAAACCCCTTTACAAGCACGCTTGCATCCTGGCTCTTCCACTCCGTTGATCTGCTTAGTTTGCCCCGTCTCATCAGCTCCAATGATTGTTGACTTGTGTTCTGGTAGCACAACTGTGCTTCCTGTGTCATTACCTGACACAGGCAATGGTCTTGCCCCTCCATCACGTAACAAATTTTCAGATGGATCTGCACCTTTTACTCCAACTGCAGCATGCTTCAACAAATATGGGGACTTGGTTTACGTAGGAAATTCGAAAGGAGAAATACTTATTATAGACCATAGTAAGATTCAAGTCTGCGGTGTAGTTCAGGTTCCTGGGGCTTCTGTGATAAAAAATATGGTGTTCAGCAGGAGTGGACAGTATCTTCTTACGAATTCAAATGACCGTACTATCAGGATCTATGAAAACCTTCTCCCTTTGAAAGATGGACTTAAGGCCCTTGATGAATCAAATAGTGGCTTAGATGAGCTAGATGGTGTTGAAAAGGTGAAGACTATTGGATCAACGTGTTTGTCACTCTTCCGAGAATTCCAAGATTCCATCACCAGAGTGCACTGGAAAGCACCATGTTTCAGTGGTGATGGTGAGTGGGTCATTGGTGGGTCTGCTAGCAAAGGAGAGCACAAGATCTATATATGGGACCGGGCTGGTCATCTTGTTAAAATCCTTGAAGGTCCAAAGGAAGCATTAATGGACTTAGCATGGCATCCTGTCCACCCCATTGTTGTCTCTGTTTCCTTGGCTGGATTGGTTTACATTTGGGCAAAGGATTATACTGAGAATTGGAGTGCATTTGCTCCAGATTTTAAAGAActtgaggaaaatgaagaatacATAGAACGGGAAGATGAATTTGATTTGATGCCTGATACTGAAAAG GTGAAAGAATCAGATGtaaatgaagatgatgaagttGATATCATGACTGTGGAGAAGGATTCggctttcagtgattcagatgTATCAGAAGAAGAAATATGCTTCTTGCCTGCTGACCCAACTCCTGATGCTCCTGAGCAGCAAGACAAATGTGTAGGAAGTACTTCAAAGTTAGCTGATAGTGCTCAGTCAGGATCTCCTCTATCTGACGAGGCTGGACAAAATGGACATGCAGTGAATCAATCATCAAGCCCCCTTGAAG